A segment of the Triticum urartu cultivar G1812 chromosome 1, Tu2.1, whole genome shotgun sequence genome:
aagacccaatcctaaacatagcacaagatcgtatagttcgtttgctatagtttttccaatgtcaagtatcctttccttagaccatgagatcgtgtaactcccggataccgtaggagtgctttgggtataccaaacgtcccaacgtaactgggtgactataaaggtatactacgggtatctccgaaagtgtctgttgggttgacacggatcaagactgggatttgtcactccgtatgacggagaggtatcactgggcccactcggtaatgcatcatcataatgagctcagagtgaccaagtgtctggtcacgggatcatgcattacggtacgagtaaagtgacttgccggtaacgagattgaacgaggtattgggataccgacgatcgaatctcgggcaagtaacataccgattgacaaagggaattgtatacggggttgcttgaatcctcgacatcgtggttcatccgatgagatcatcgaggagcatgtgggagccaacatgggtatccagatcccgctgttggttattgaccggagagtcatctcggtcatgtctacatgtctcccgaacccgtagggtctacacacttaaggttcggtgaagctagggttgtagggatatgtatatgcagtaacccgaatgttgttcggagtcccggatgagatcccagacgtcacgaggagttccagaatggtccggaggtaaagatttatatatgggaagtcctgtttcggccatcgagacaagtttcggggtcatcggtattgtaccgggaccaccggaagggtcccgggggtccaccgggtggggccacctgtcccggggggggcacatgggctgtagggggtgcgccttggcctacatgggccaagggcaccagccccaagaggcccatgcgcctagggtttcaaggaggaagagtcctaggaggggaaggcacctcctaggtgccttggggaggagggattcctccccttggccgcaccaccctaggagattagatctcctagggccggcgccccccccccccttggccctcctatatatagtggggagatggagaacttcttaccttgatctttggtgcctccctctccctctccaacacctcctcctcctccatagtgcttggcgaagccctgccggagtactgcagctccatcaccaccacgccgtcgtgctgctgctggagccatcttcctcaacctctccttcctccttgctggatcaagaagtaggagacgtcacgctgaccgtacgtgtgttgaacgcggaggtgccgtccgttcggcgctaggatctccggtgatttggatcacgtcgagtacgactccctcatccccgttctttgaacgcttccgctcgcgatctacaaggtacgtagatgcatccaatcactcgttgctagatgaactcatagatggatcttggtgaaaccgtagaattttttttgttttctgcaacgtttcccaacaaaAACGTCATCGTCGCTGAGGCGGTACATCTCCGGCGTGAATGGGCGTAGACGTGACCGGCCGACCTGTAGGCATGAAACGTTTTCCATAAAGAATGGAGAAAAGAGCAAGCCGAGGGAAAAGTAAGCAGACAATCATTTATTCCGCGTCAGCGCGAACGATTGGAAAAGGTAACGTGGAAGTGgctttgttccatgatccatgcAACAAAATCATACGGTAAAAACAACGTTCGATCTGAAACCTTAAAAATCTAACATTTGGGCAAAAGGAAGACATGGATTTGGGTCTCTCTCCCGACAACCAACATGAAAAACGAATTTTAGCGTGTGAAGGTTCAATGGCATAGAAGTTAGATAAGACATATTTAATTCTTGTCTAGACGAGAattactacctccgtcctggtttatggATCTCCCTCGTATTTTGGGTCATTTTAACTGATAAAATATAAGTTATACGTattaaaaataatataaatgatAACTATATTTAAatatgaattcaacaatataataTTTGATGACATGCATTAAATCCATTATAGTTAAAGCCGGGCAGAAGCCTTTTTATTTTTCTGAAAAGGTTGACTCATATATTGCTGAAGTGTTGTAAACAAAAATTGGGTATGAGAAAAATAAGAACATAAAAAGGTGAAGAGGAAAGAAGATGGACATGATGCCTGTTGGTCCAACCGAACAATCAGTACAACCATTCTGACATGACGTGGAGCTGGATCGGAGGTACATCTGATGGGTTAATTGTGACAGAATTATGCGGCCGCAGCTCTTTCCAGCTCTCTTGGCTTAGAATCCAAGAAAAAACAGTTGGTTTATCAGCATTACTGTGTGGATCACCAACTACGCTTGTTCTGCAAGTCTCGTTGCGGATTAGTTTCGGCTGCAGCCTCGTGCGCCTGGTGCAGACAAAAATGCATTTCATCTCCTTGTTCTCAGAGGTTGCTCAGAGTCACACCGGTTCTGCAAGCCTTGTTTGGGATGGATTCAAGCCGTCAGATTCTTCTCAGAGGTGGAATGTAAGAAGAAAATCAATCAATTTTGCATTGCAATCAGCCAAGGGTATATAGAGACATGGACTAAACTCTTAGTATGCGTTATGATGAAGCATAATTCGCTGCTTATTTTCCATTTTGCCTTTAACCGACAGACCACCTGATAGTTGGTATGGGTTCCTGTAGATACAGGGTAGAGCGAGGAAGGTACAGCACAGCACAGTACAGTACATAAATAGGTGCAGATCAGCAGCAGGATCATCACCGATGAAACAGGCCAACCCGCTTGATTTTGATGCACTTTTGTTGGTGCATGCATGTCAGTACACATGTCTTGTAGTTACAGGCTGGTGCCGAACCTGCCAATAGCCACTGAGTGAGTTCAGACATTCAGCTTCTCTTGCTTTTGGGATTAATGAGTTTCGAAAGGATTAATGGGCTGAACATGTGAGCCGCGCCAACCCCCGCACCTGCCCTGCGCACAACAAACAGTTTAGAAGGATCTTCCTTATCTTTCCCCGGCAAAAGAGAGATAAAAGAAGGCATTTCCTGTCGCCGGCCGAGGCACTCCGAGACAGCGACCTCGCAACGGCGAAGAACTCATGGTGGCAACTGAATCAGCCTATATAGTATGCCCCCCACTATGGAACTTTGCACTGCTGCCGCCATCATCACGCTCAAAACTTGTTTGCAGCTCCGCATTCTGCAAGCAAAGAGACATTGATCAGGGGATCATCATATCGACCAGGGAGGAGATGGTGAAGGCGCCTCTCCACTCCTCGTcctcggccgccgccgccgcggccaccTTCTCGCTGGTCGCCAAGAAGGCGCGGCTCTCGCCCTTCATCCTGCTGTCGCTGCTCTTCATGCTCCTCTTCTCCTTCCTCTACGGGGAAGAGCTGGCGGCGCTCGTCGGCCGGCCAGCTGGTCGACATTCGGCGGCACACCTCGACGTCAGCGTCAACCGCGAGCATCAGCAGCCGGACGGTAAGTATCACGATCGATCGCAGAATTACCTTGTTGCCAGCAGCGTGTAATGCTATGGACGTACTGATCGATCTTTCCAAAAAAAAGATGGATCGGGGGTGGAGGATGGGtggcagaagaagaagaagaggtggcAGGGGAGGCTGGCGTTCGCGGTGAacgacgaggacgaggacgaggagtGCGACGTGTTCTCGGGGAGCTGGGTGCGGGACGAGGAGGCGCACCCGCTGTACCGGGAGGAGGAGTGCCCCTACATCCAGCCGCAGCTCACCTGCCAGGCGCAGGGCCGCCCCGACAGGGGCTACCAGTCCTGGCGATGGCAGCCGCACGACTGCACCCTCCCCGCGTACGTACGCCCTCTCCCATCTTTTCTCTTCTTCCGCCATTAACGGACTCCTCTGCTAAACTGACCTCTCTCTGCAATCTGCATGCGCAGGTTCAACCCGACGCAGATGCTGGAGACGCTGCGGAACAAGCGGATGATGTTCGTGGGCGACTCGCTGAACCGCGGGCAGTTCACGTCCATGGTGTGCCTCCTCCAGTCCGCCATCCCGTCGCCGGACGCCAAGTCCTTCGAGATGTCCGCCGACCAGCAGCACACCGTGTTCACCGCCAGGGAGTACAACGCGACGGTGGAGTTCTACTGGGCGCCCTTCCTGCTGCAGTCCAACGCGGACGACGCCGTGGTGCACAAGATCTCGGACCGCATGGTGCGCAACGGCTCCATCGCCCACCACGGCCGCCACTGGGAGGGCGCCGACGTGCTGGTCTTCAACACCTACCTCTGGTGGTGCACCGGGCTGCGCTTCAGGGTCGTGAACGGGCCGATCGCCGACGCCAGGGAGGAGGACGCGGCGTGGGTGTCCACGGAGGAGGCCTACGGCATGGCGTTCCGGGACATGCTGCAGTGGGTGAGGGAGAACATGGACTTCAACACCACCAGGGTCTTCTTCACCAGCATGTCGCCCACCCACGGCAAGAGCCAGGActggggcggcgcggcgggggGCAACTGCTACAACGAGACGGCGATGATCGAGGACGCCGGGTACTGGGGCACGGACGGGCGGCGGAGCGTGATGCGGGTGATCAGGGAGATCCTCGACGGCGACGGCGCCGACGTGCCGCTCACGTTCCTCAACGTGACGCAGCTGTCCATGTACCGCAAGGACGCGCACACCTCCGTCTACAAGAAGCAGTGGAGCCCGCTGACGCCGGAGCAGGTCGCCGACCCCAGGACCTACGCCGACTGCGTCCACTGGTGCCTCCCGGGGCTCCAGGACACGTGGAACGAACTCCTCTACTCCAAGCTCTTCTACCCTTGATCACATTTGTTTACTTACTAGGTTGTGATAACCATGACAAATGTAGAGTAGGCCTCCCGAGTACAAACCTGGTGTTTGAATTGGTGGTAAATATTATGCGTTTTGATTCCATTGCCTTAAGAAGAAGCTGCCAAACAGAATAGGcgatcttcttcttcctttcgtGAGCCGAAGCAAGGCAATCAGGTGCAGCTGTTAAACCTGCTAAAGGGAAGAACATGCAAGAGCCGACCGGAAAAACAGGATTATCATAACCATAAGATAATTGTGCGATCAGCAAATCGAATCGCACGTCTGGCGTGCTTGTATATATGGAATGTGGCAATTAATGCATATCTCCTACGTACTTAATTAGACCTATACCCTCTATATATACTGAGGCGAGAGGGGGAGTCATTGCCATTGCTACAGCCTACAGACTGCGTCGATCTCATAATCTCCCACACCGCTCGTCGAAAATATGAAGGGGGGCAGCATGGTGTACATGACTGTTTTGTTCATCGGGTGTCTTCTTATGGTTGGACAATGTAAGTACTGTttatatatgtatatgtatatgtatatatatttGTGTATTTTGCACTGACATCCATTGCATAGTAAATATTATCAATGTAATAGGTCGTCGTCCTGAGCCTGAGAGCATCTACGAAGATGGCCGTGCAAACACAACTATGGCGGTCTCGTCATTAGATGACAGCAAAATTACCGTGAAATTTTGTCTTCCTAGGAATTGTACGTCTAAAGGCGAATTCTGGGGCTGGGATCCAGAGTGCTACTGCTGCCTCACTAAGCCGGGTGTACCGTGTTTTCATACCGCAGAGGAGTGTCAGAAGAAATGCCCACCATTGAAATAAGGGTGTGGAATATGAGAATATATATAAAGCAGCCTGTTAGAATAAAATAACGTGTGGATATTGATGCATGCAGTCCCTTTTCACGAGTGTATAATAACTATGCTAATAAAAAACATGAGTTGATTTTTTTCTTCCGCAAAAAAAATGAGttgatttttttctttttaggATCATGAGTTGAATTTTAATGCAGAAAATATTATTCCCTCTGACATACTAAGGCAATATCAAATAAAATGGATCTGAGTGAGTATGTTATTTCTAATATACTAATTGGTGGCATGACTCGAACTTATTGCTTTTGCAAAACTAAATTATCAATTTTAGGAGGAAAAAGAAGTCCGTTGAATTCATGGCTCTAGAAGGCCATATTCACCATCTAACCTTGAAAGTGCTCTTCTGAGCAGAGCATAAATGTGCTCGTTATCTGACTCGTTTATTTCGCTCTGAGATCCCCACGTGGCAGTGTAGAGGCttatatattactccctccgttccaaattactcgtcgcagaaatggatatatctaaaactaaaatacatctagatacatctatacttgcgacaagtaattcaaaacggagggagtacgtatTTCATAACTAACGTAGCTTGAAAAACGATCtcatattatgggacggaggaaTTATTAAAGGGCACTATTAGGTGCCGGTCCACCGACCCAAAGTtttagatacattcatttctgcgacgagtaatttagAACAGAGGAAGTACGTATTTCATAACTAACGTAGCTTGAAAAACGATCTCATATTATGAAACGGAGGAATTATTAAAGGGCACTATTAGGCGCCGGTCCGCCGGCCCAAATTTGGGCCGGTCAGACTCGTGACGTCGGATGAAACCGCTTTTAGCCGTTAGATACAGGACCCTTTCGTCCCACCATGCCATTTACTTTTCTTCCCCCTACAAATCACGGAAGCACGCACAGGGGCGCGAGCGCCATGGACGGGGGACATGACCCACCGAATCTCCGCTCGCTCGCCGGATCACCGCCTCCTCTCTCCACAGCTCGACTTCTCCATCGCCAGACGCCTTCCTCATCTCGCCGTCGCTCCTACACCACCCCTGCCGGATGCAGCTCAGCCAAACGCCGGTTCCAGCAACTCTCGCCCCCCAACATAGCACACAGCTCGCCATCGTCGTGGACCTACACCACCGAATACCAGCGAAAAAACACATCTCAGCCCAAAAAAGAACTCCGGTGGTCAGTTGTAGCAAAATCAAAAactggttccagcaaaaaaaatTGCGGTCTCCAGCAAAACGACCTGAGCAAATAACAAATCAAGTAAATCGCTTGAAGAAAAAAATTACCCTGTTCCAGCAAAGAATAACTATAGTTCCAGCAAAAGCAACCTATGTAGCTCCTCGTTGTGCTGGTCCCATTgttggttccagcaaaaaaatTGCATGGTTGTAGCAAAATCAGCTCATGGTTCCAGCAAAAATACCTCTCTTCCCCACCGCCTCTGTTGGTTGTAGCACCGCAGACTGCTGGTTGCAGCTATTGATAAGCTGGTTGTAGCTCCCCGCAGTGTCGGTTCCAGCAAACGGCGGCGTGCCGTCGCAGCTCTGGAGCAGCCGGTTCCAGCTCCCCGCGTGCTGGTTGTAGCACCACGCGAAGTCGGTTGTAGCAGCCCGCGGAGCCGGTCGCATCACCGGTGTCGCCTGGGCTCGCCGTTTCCAGAGACGGTGGCTGGGCTCTGCATCTGTTCCTCCATCGCTTGAAGCACGCAGCGAAAAAGGAGTGGGCTGATGAGATGGGAGGAAAGGAGGGAGGAGAATGGAGGAGCTTGGGTTGGATAAGAGGGTTATAGTGGAAGGGGAGCTCGTCGAAGAACCAAGCTGGCAGATCGAAGGAAAAGTGCCCCATCAATGGTTTGAGAGAGATGGGAAACGATGggagagaaaaaaagaaaaaaacaatgATGGGAAGAGATAAGAGCGAAGCGGATAAGAACAGAAGCCAGAAAGTAGTGCGTGGTACATTTGGACGTGGGTCCACAGAAACGCGCCGTGCGCGTCGTCAGCGCGCGACCGGCCCAAAAGTTAGCCGATCGTCCGGCTGTAAACATTTACCATTATTAAATACTTCTTCCGTAAataaatataagagcatttagataactattttagtgatctaaacgcttttatattatttACAGAGGTAGTACTAATCTTCCCCTTTCTCTGTCCTCTTTTTTCTCAACAGCCAAACTCACTCCGCCGGCCGCCGGCCCTTGCCCTTCATCCCAGAATCACATGAGGAACTCTCCCCGAACCACATGACTACGTCATCCTCATCGTTCACCCATCAAAAGATTTTGCCGCTGATTCCTTTCCCGGCTTGTGGCGACAAGTTCGTCACCTTCCTTTCCTACAAGTGAGGAAAGATGCAAGTTCTGGATTCGATTACCAAATTTCTAGTCCTCCTAATTATAGATCTACATaacagtttgtctaattcacatctggATGTTTTTTAAGAATGTCACATCTAAGCTCCTACAAATATATAATGTAGCAATAAGAAATAAAAAAAACTAGGATaaaaaaaatagaccacaaacagagtggacatcagcttaaatgtgacatagttatgtcacatctagatgtgtcctaaaCAGACCCTCTACATAATATTAATCGCTTTCTCTATTCATCCACTTGGCGAAAAGGGTTTTTCCCGCTTTATATAtaacagttttgctaaagcacatctagatgtgccataagtattgcacatctaagtcatatgtcattgatcttacattaagattcgtgtgaatattttctctcttttttttttctctttatgcttgattcactcacttagatgtgcaataataagagcacatctagatgtgccctagacacaccCTATATATAAAGCAACCATCACCATAACATCGAGCAAGAAGGTACAAACACACGCCACCATCGCACTCAACGCACACACCCAAGACGAAATACAAAGGTGCCGAGCACCGAAAACACCACCCCAACAACGACTAAGCACCCTAATGATAAGCCGAAGACCACCATAAAGATGAGCAATCCACCAAGAGGTGATGAGACGGACAAAGCCGGAGCGAGGACTCCAAGACGATGCCTTCAGGAGGGATACGACCGTAGGAAGCCGTCACCGTTTGATCCTGAAGATCGGGTTTTCACCCGGAGTGACACAAAGGCAGTGGGAGCACCACGACGGAGCCTGCAAGAGGGAGAACGACATCTGCGGACCCCGCCTTCGTCGGATAGTACCGGGACTGGGCGAGTGGTGAACCCCGGTGCTCCTACCCCTCCGTCGCAACCTCGCGCCACCAACCACCCGTATCCATGCCGCCCAAGCGACCATGGCTGCCCGTCCGCAATTGAGCCGCGCGGTCAGCCCACGAACaacgcgtcttccaccaccagaGCCGCCGCCCTGCATCCAGACGCCCCGAGAATCACCAAAGGTCGAGGCTTTAAACAATCCGCACCCCAACCGCCTCCGAGACCGCCAACAAACCCACCGAGAAACGCCGGAACCGATAACAAATAAGGATGgggaaggagggagggggaggagtgGCCCGCAGCCACGACCGGTGACAACTCAGTGCCGGCGACGGGCAGCTCAGCATGTACGTCCTCATAACCAGATCCAACACGGAGGCCCACCAATGCTCACCTCCATGTTGCTCCTCGGACAATCAGCGCAGGGAGACAgggaaccatcattgaggatTAACTAAACAAGCCTACACAGTATCCATGCCATGTAGGCATTACTTCATTCGTGTAGTGGTTTCCTACGAAATCTAGAACTGGCAATTTTCGGCCCTGTACCCCATACCAATCTTGTAGTCCTACTTGTTCTACTCCAGAAATATATTTCGCCGCATTAACTACTTTTTTTTGAGACAAACTCGGAAGCTTTTATTAACTCGTCACAACGTTTACACGTACGAAGGAAAGTCCATCCGGCTGGCCTAACCACACATGTCAGCCAGCTGGAAGTGATAAAGCATGCTTCGCGAGTTTGTGAGCCTCGACATTCGAGCTCCTAAATTCATGACTAATATTACAAGCTTGAAAAGTAGCCTTACGTTCTAGTATTTCATGTATGAGTGCTCCATAAACAGTCGGGTTTCTTTCTCTGACATCTTCCACGACCACCTTGCAATCTGAAGCAACTTGAATCTTCCGTTCGTACAAATCATCTGCCAAGGAAAGAGACTCCCTAATTGCCAAGCATTCAAGAGTAGCTGGGTCTGAGATTCTCATGAACACCATTGCCGAAGCTCCCAGGAAAGCACCTGAGCGGTCTCTGCATATTGCTCCACAGCTCCATATCTTCTTCCTCTCCCAACAGCGGCGTCCATGTTAATTTTAGCTGCTCCCTCCGGTGGCGGTATCCAGTGTGTCGGCCATGGGCCAGGCCTAGGAACAGATGCTGATGGCTGTTTAATAGCCTCCAACTCTCTCAGATATGACTGCACAAAAGATTATGTTGCGAATGGGCTTTTGTATATCTGCTCATGAATCGCCTTACATCGTGCTCCCCGAATAGCCCAGAGTGTAAGCACAAATTTTATGAACTCTGGTTGAGGGAGAACTTCTTGCATGGAGAATAACAAGTCTTTGGCGTTATCATTGATGTTTGTACTTAACCCGTCCAAGATTGCTTCTGAAGAAAGCGCCCACGTACTCCTTGATACGGTGCAGTTCAGACGAGCATGGCGCCAAGTATCCTCCGCTCCACACAGGATGCATGAGCTGCTAGTAGACATGTTGCGGCGATTCAAAAGTCCTGCCGTCGGTATCGTATGATGTGCCAGCCTCCATAGAAAATTCTTCAGTTTCGAAGGAACTTGCACCCCCCATAGCTGTGACCAAAATTTGCTATCTGTGTCGCTGTGTGAGGATCCCCCTTGCTCGTATAACCAAGCTTCTCGGCTGAACCTAACTCGCTGGATCATTCTGTACGCCGACCTGGCAGTGAAACGTCCAGTCCTTTCCTCACTCCACGCCCAAAAGTCCTCGGTCTGACGTGTGCACAAGGGTATTTGCAAGATTGCCTCTGCATCTATCGGGATGAAAGTCGACCGTACAAGTTGTTCGTTCCATGATGAAGTGGCCGGGATGATCAACTCGGAGACTTTGGAAGGAGGGTGTTGTAGCAGAGATGTTAGAGGCCGTTTCAGATTCGGCCTCGGGATCCAGTTCGAGCTCCAGATCTCTGTTGATTCACCATTGCCAATTCGACGGATGAGGCCTTGTACCATTACGTCGCGTCCATCCATAATCGCTCGCTAAATCTGCGAGGGGTGGGATCCCAAAGTCGCCTCAAAAAGAGAAGTGTCCGGATAGTAAATTGCTTTGATCATTCGTGCACTTAGAGACGTGGGATGATGTATCAATCGCCATGCTTGTCTGGCTAGAAGGGCTAGGTTGAAGATCTCCAAATCCCGAAAGCCAAGTCCCCCCATATGCTTCGGTCTAGTCATGACGTCCCAGGCCACCCAACTGGGCTTCCGCTTCCCTTGTTTACTGCCCCACCAGAACTGTCGAATCAGTGTTGTCACACTCTCACAAAGGCCTCGAGGTAGACAAAAGCAAGACATGGAATACAGAGGAATAGCCTGCGCCACTGATTTGATTAAGATTTCTTTGCCAGCATGAGAAATCATTTTCTCCATCCATCCTTTCACCTTCTCCCAAACACGGTCACTCAGGTATTTGAACGTCCCATTCTTCGAGTGTCCAACATCGGTGGGCATTCCCAAGTACCGATCGCTCAAAGACTCATTGTGGACATTTAAAGTGTTCTTAATACTGTCTCTTACTACCTGAGGGCAGCCACGGCTGAAAAAGATTGAGGACTTCTCATGATTAATGCGCTGACCCGAAGCCATACAATAGTCATTCAGTAGGTTTGACACCAAAACAACCCCATTAGTTCTTGACTTAAAGAGCAGCAGGCTGTCATCGGCAAAGAGGAGGTGGCTGACTATAGGAGCCGTTGGAGCCACCTTGACCCCATCAAGCTGGGATGACGAAGAACTGTTTTTGAGGAGGCACGTGAGGCCCTCTGCTGCAATTAAGAAAAGGTATGGGGAGATCGGATCTCCCTGCCGAATGCCCCTTCCCGGGCTAAATTGATCAAGTCTCTCTCCATTGAAGAGGACTGAGAAAGAAACAGTGCGTaccatgtgttggggaacgttgcagaaaacaaaaattttcctacggtttcaccaagatccatctaggagttcatctagcaacgagtgattagatgcatctacgtaccttgt
Coding sequences within it:
- the LOC125514329 gene encoding protein trichome birefringence-like 33, producing MVATESAYIVCPPLWNFALLPPSSRSKLVCSSAFCKQRDIDQGIIISTREEMVKAPLHSSSSAAAAAATFSLVAKKARLSPFILLSLLFMLLFSFLYGEELAALVGRPAGRHSAAHLDVSVNREHQQPDDGSGVEDGWQKKKKRWQGRLAFAVNDEDEDEECDVFSGSWVRDEEAHPLYREEECPYIQPQLTCQAQGRPDRGYQSWRWQPHDCTLPAFNPTQMLETLRNKRMMFVGDSLNRGQFTSMVCLLQSAIPSPDAKSFEMSADQQHTVFTAREYNATVEFYWAPFLLQSNADDAVVHKISDRMVRNGSIAHHGRHWEGADVLVFNTYLWWCTGLRFRVVNGPIADAREEDAAWVSTEEAYGMAFRDMLQWVRENMDFNTTRVFFTSMSPTHGKSQDWGGAAGGNCYNETAMIEDAGYWGTDGRRSVMRVIREILDGDGADVPLTFLNVTQLSMYRKDAHTSVYKKQWSPLTPEQVADPRTYADCVHWCLPGLQDTWNELLYSKLFYP